The following coding sequences are from one Plectropomus leopardus isolate mb chromosome 10, YSFRI_Pleo_2.0, whole genome shotgun sequence window:
- the abhd13 gene encoding protein ABHD13, with protein MEKPWRLWGAMERCTLTLASWSWGACRVSLLALILTFHLYGGFFLLALILASVAGILYKFQDVLLYFPDQPSSSRLYVPMPTGIPHENVYIRTKDGVKLNLILLRYTGGDTPPGVTPGNQSSPTSSAPPTILYFHGNAGNIGHRVPNALLMLVNLKANVVLVDYRGYGKSEGEPSEDGLYLDAEATLDYVMTRPDLDKTKVVLFGRSLGGAVAVRLASVNPHRVAAIIVENTFLSIPHMAATLFSFMPMRLLPLWCYRNQFLSYRQVALCRMPSLFVSGLSDQLIPPVMMKQLYELSPARTKRLAIFPEGTHNDTWQCQGYFAALEQFMKDLLKSHAHEESAQPSASVTII; from the coding sequence ATGGAGAAGCCCTGGAGGCTGTGGGGGGCGATGGAACGTTGTACCCTGACTCTGGCCTCCTGGTCCTGGGGTGCTTGTCGAGTCTCCCTTTTGGCCCTCATCCTCACCTTCCACCTGTATGGAGGATTCTTTCTCCTTGCTCTTATCCTAGCCTCTGTGGCAGGCATCCTTTACAAATTCCAGGATGTGCTCCTCTACTTCCCTGACCAGCCCTCCTCCTCTCGCCTTTATGTTCCCATGCCAACAGGAATCCCGCACGAGAATGTGTACATTCGCACCAAAGACGGTGTGAAGCTTAACCTCATCCTTCTTCGCTACACAGGAGGGGACACACCTCCTGGAGTCACCCCTGGCAACCAGAGCAGCCCCACTTCCTCTGCTCCGCCTACCATCCTTTATTTCCATGGTAATGCAGGTAATATTGGTCACAGGGTACCAAACGCCCTGCTGATGCTCGTCAATCTGAAAGCCAACGTGGTGCTTGTGGACTACCGTGGCTATGGAAAGAGTGAGGGTGAGCCCAGTGAGGATGGGCTGTATCTGGATGCTGAGGCCACACTGGACTATGTCATGACCCGTCCTGATCTGGACAAAACAAAAGTTGTACTATTTGGACGCTCACTGGGGGGTGCTGTGGCTGTGCGCTTGGCATCGGTCAACCCTCACCGTGTAGCAGCCATCATTGTTGAAAACACCTTCCTCAGCATACCCCACATGGCAGCCACTCTCTTCTCCTTCATGCCCATGCGCCTGCTGCCCTTGTGGTGCTACAGGAATCAGTTCCTGTCCTATCGACAGGTGGCGTTGTGCCGCATGCCCTCGCTGTTTGTGTCCGGTCTGTCGGACCAGCTCATCCCACCAGTCATGATGAAACAACTGTATGAGCTGTCTCCTGCGCGGACTAAACGCCTGGCTATCTTTCCAGAGGGCACGCACAACGACACATGGCAGTGTCAGGGCTACTTCGCTGCTTTGGAGCAGTTCATGAAAGACCTGCTGAAGAGCCACGCCCATGAGGAGAGTGCTCAGCCCTCAGCGAGTGTCACCATTATCTGA